Part of the Lutra lutra chromosome 4, mLutLut1.2, whole genome shotgun sequence genome is shown below.
AACACTTCTTTAATATCTCTGTCCAAAGCACTAATTAAGATGCTTATCAGGAATACAATAATAGGTTAGAACCTGGTCTTTGGTCtcaaaaagtgagaaaaagcaggaggagaaatatgaaattaaaattaaaatacatcttGAAATATAAAtcctattaaaatatatcaaaaagagATTTGATAGTttcatcatttattatttcagaaatatagAGCACTGGCTCTGAGCAGGGTACTCTGTCCACGGTCGGGAGAATTCCAAAGCCTCAGTATGGCTGAGTCAGGTCTCTCTATTGCTAGAGAGCACACCCTGCTAAGGTGTGGCATCTCTCCACCTGTGCTCCCCTTTATGGAGCCGGGGCACCCACTAAGAGCACTAACACCCAAAGCACAAAGGAGGCCGGTCGTTGGATGGTATCCTTCCCAGACACCCTACACAATTTTTTCTTGCTGGGCAGCAGTGAGTTGTCCAGCAAACCTCTTGTTTCCAAAAATGTCAAGATGGGAAGCAGACCAAAGGTCTGGTTCTATGGCTTACGGAGCATCCAGGCAGCAGGAGATACCAGCCTCCCTTTTTAGAGGCTCTTCAGTCTGTACTGGTGGTTCCCCTCAGTGCCCTGCTTCCCTCTGGGGAAAGACAATCTCATTTCATGAACCCTGCAACTCTGTAAGGCTGACGACCCACAGGATTCTTCTCTGTGTCCTAGTTCTTTCTCTAGACCAAGTAGTGTGGGTAGGGCAAGGTAGTGTTGTGCGTTTGATTTCTCCACTTAGTAAAGGCTGTGGCGGGGGGCTTGACTGGACCCAGCTACGATGGTGCACATTCAGATGTGGGTACTTGATGTTGTGTATTTTCATCGGAGACTATGATCGTCGCTAATCCTGGAACGATGAGAAAAGTTCTATGCGATACACTTGGCAGAAGTTTTGATCTTACatctttaaagagttttttttttttttttaaatcaggtacATGTGCTATACTTTTAGCAAGtaactttttgttgtttctattaaACTTTTCATCTAGTTAATCTatgttttaaggatttatttgtttatttattttattgagagagagagagcacaagtgggaagggcagagggagagtgagaaagaatctcaagcagattccaagtTGACCGTGGACCCtggcttggggcttgatctcacgacctgagccaaaataaagagttggtCGCTCAGtggactacaccacccaggtgcgcctatttattatttgttttgacaGATGATTTATAATGTGATTAAGTTTTCTGACATTAATCAATTCTTACATTTCCAAGTTATTTCGACATTCAGTTGGATCATGCTTATGTGTTTTTCCAGTGCAGAAGAGATGACATTTTGAAGGCAGGCGTTCCTTCCATTGGAAAGAGTTGGATGCTACTGGCCACTACCTGGCTAGTTTGGGTAACAGATGACTTGTGATCCCTGACACATTCTGTGCAACTCCATTCCTTTCCCCTCAGTTTTGGGACACACAATGCAGTATTTGAGAACTGGGGAACTCTTCAAGTCAACTTGTTAGTATATCCATGTTACAAATGTGGACATTTGATagatattttcttgatttatgtTTGGCCaagcatttacttttaatttgctATGGTAATTTGTTTATCTTATAAAGGGAATGATTAGATTTTTGAAATACAACTTAGTGGAGATTTTGCCttttaaatgatttcaaataATTGTAGGAATTGGGAAGCCTGGAttgctcaattggttaagtgttggccttcggctcaggtcatgatcccaagggatGGAATCTTGTAtggggggggtgtccctgctcagcaaggagcctacttctccctctgcctgctgctcccctctgtttgtgctctatctctctgacaaagaaataaaacatttaaaaaattgtaggaATTAATATATTTGTCCTTAATTTTGCTGTCACATGGGAAATAACCTTTGGGCAACAAAACTTCCAAATATATTAGCTGGACAAATGATCCCAGCAGACACAGTACAGAGAAGCTCACAGATCAAATTAAAATGCACTAAttgtatttaattaataaatttaattaatttattaaattaacaaattaataaaaattaataaataaatttaaatcatttaaaaacacactgtaaggggcacctgggtagctcagtgggttaaagcctctgccttcggttcaggtcatgatcccagggtcctgggattgagccccacatcgggctctctgctctgtgggtaGTCTGTTTCTCCACTTGACCTttccactctcatgctctctctctttcattttctctctctcaaatcaatcaatcaatcaatcaatcaacataaaaaagaaagaatatactgTAATGTTGGGTAAATTATTGAGCTTGTGGGGCGGGAGCTGAGGGCAGAGTCGCAAGAGTCTCGGGTGGCCGCGGGGCGTTGGGCAGGTGGGAGCCCGTGTGGGCCAGGCCGGGATGAGCTATGGCATCAGTCAAGGTGGCCGTGAGGGTCTGGTACCATGAATCGCAGGGAAAAGGACTTGGAAGCCAAATTCATTATTcaaatggagaaaagcaaaacGACAATCACAAACTTAAAAAAGATACCAGAAGGAGGGACTGGGGACTCAGGAAGAGAATGGACCAAGACCTTCACCTAtgacttctctttttattctgctGATCTGAAAAGTCCAAATTATGTCTCACAGGAGATGATTTTCAAAACCCTCGGCACAGATGTCGTGAAGTCTGCATTTGAAGGTTATAATGCTTGTGTCTTTGCATATGGGCAAACTGGATCGGGAAAGTCATACACTATGATGGGAAATTCTGGTGATTCTGGCTTAATACCTTGGATCTGTGAAGGGCTCTTCAGTCAGATAAATGAAACCACCAGATGGGATGAAGCGTCTTTTCCAAAGGAAGTCAGTTACTTGGAAATTTATAATGAATGTGTGAGAGATCTACTTAGGCGGAAGTCATCCAAAACCTTCAATCTAAGAGTCCGAGAGCATCCAAAAGAAGGACTGTATGTTGAGGATTTATCCAAACATTTAGTACAGAATTACGGTGATGTCGAAGAACTAATGGATGTGGAAATATCAATCGAACCACAGCAGCGACTGGGATGAATGATGTCAGTAGCAGATCTCATGCCATCTTCACCATCAAGTTCACTCAGGCAAAATTTGATTCTGAAATGCCCTATGAAACCGTGAGTAAGATCCACCTAGTTGATCTTGCTGGAAGTGAGCGCGCAGACGCCACTGGTGCTCCTGGGGTCAGACTGAAGGAAGGGGGGAATATTAACAAATCCCTCGTGACTCTGGGAAATGTCATTTCTGCCTTAGCTGACTTATCTCAGGACGCGGCAAACCCTCTCGTGAAGAAGAAGCAAGTTTTTGTCCCTTACAGGGATTCTGTTTCGACTTGGTTGTTGAAAGATAGCCTTGGTGGGAACTCTAAAACCATCATGATCGCCACCATTTCACCTGCTGATGTCAATTACGGAGAAATCCCAAGTACTCTTCGCTATGCAAATAGAGCCAAAAACATCATCAACATGCCTACTATTAATGAGGACGCCAACGTCAAGCTCATCCGTGAGCTGCGTGCCGAAATAGCCAGACTGAAAACGCTGCTTGCTCAAGGGAATCAGATTGCCCTCTTAGACTCCCCCACAGCCTTAAGTATGGAGGAAAAACTTCAGCAGAATGAAGCAAGAGTTCAAGAATTGACCAAGGAATGGACAAATAAGTGGAATGAAacccaaaatattttgaaaaagacatacaaatggccaacaagcacatgcaaagatgctcaacatcacctaTCTCAGTGAAACGCAAGtcagaaccacaatgaggtatcacctcacacctgtcagaatggctgtcatcaaaaagacaagagataaccagtgttggggaggatgtggagaaaaagaaacctttgttcactgctggtgggaatgccaactgatacagccactctggaaaacagtatggaggtttctcaaaaaataatagaactactatatgatccagaaatcacacttctctccacttctctctctctctctgtgtgtgtgtatgtgtgtgtatatgaaggaaataaaataattatcttgaagagatatctgcactcccatctTCATTGCAGTGTTATTTGCAGTAACCAAGACATGGTATGAATCTGAGAATTCACTTATGGAtaactgaatggataaagaagatgtggtatgttgTGTGGAATATTCGGCCATTAAAAGGAAGGAGATCCTGCCTTTTACAGCAATGTGGATGGATTTTGGAGACATTACACTAAGTCagttaagtcagagaaaggcaaatactgtatgatctcacttgtatgttaGAATCTATAAAAGGTGAACACATGGAAGTAGAG
Proteins encoded:
- the LOC125097779 gene encoding LOW QUALITY PROTEIN: kinesin-like protein KIF16B (The sequence of the model RefSeq protein was modified relative to this genomic sequence to represent the inferred CDS: inserted 1 base in 1 codon) — its product is MNRREKDLEAKFIIQMEKSKTTITNLKKIPEGGTGDSGREWTKTFTYDFSFYSADLKSPNYVSQEMIFKTLGTDVVKSAFEGYNACVFAYGQTGSGKSYTMMGNSGDSGLIPWICEGLFSQINETTRWDEASFPKEVSYLEIYNECVRDLLRRKSSKTFNLRVREHPKEGLYVEDLSKHLVQNYGDVEELMDXGNINRTTAATGMNDVSSRSHAIFTIKFTQAKFDSEMPYETVSKIHLVDLAGSERADATGAPGVRLKEGGNINKSLVTLGNVISALADLSQDAANPLVKKKQVFVPYRDSVSTWLLKDSLGGNSKTIMIATISPADVNYGEIPSTLRYANRAKNIINMPTINEDANVKLIRELRAEIARLKTLLAQGNQIALLDSPTALSMEEKLQQNEARVQELTKEWTNKWNETQNILKKTYKWPTSTCKDAQHHLSQ